The Wansuia hejianensis genomic interval TACTGGGACAGAAAAATCATGGCGTTCTGCATCTGAGATTTCTCAATCATCTGCTCTCCGATTTCTCTGGCCTTCCTGTCACTGATTCCCTTGATCTCCGCAAGGCGCTCCGGCTCCTCTTCCATAATTCTCAAGGTATCGTCACCAAACCGGCGGACGATTCTGGCAGCCAGCGCCGCCCCGATCCCTTTGACCGCTCCGCTGCCCAGGTACCGTTCCAGCGCCAGCCCGTTCTGAGGGATCTTAATCCAGTATTGTTCGGCCTTAAACTGTTGGCCGTATGTGGCATGGGTGCTATACTGTCCCTCTGCCTCCAGATATTCTCCCTCGTGTACCGACTGAAAGCTTCCCACGCAGGTAATTTCATCCTTACCCGCGCTCAAATTCAATACCGTATATCCATTTTCCTCATTCCTGTAAACGATATGTTCTACATATCCTTCTATTTTTTCTCTCATAGTATCTGCTATCTGCGTTCGAAATCCGCCATTATCTCCACATATTCTCCGGTTCCCAGCGCCACTACGGAGGCCGGGTTCTCAGCCGTCATGGTGTTGATTCCCGTACGTTCACTGATCACTTCCTCCAGCCCGTCCAGCAGAGCGCCGCCGCCGGTCAGCACGATTCCCCGTTCTGATACGTCGGCCGCCAGTTCCGGCGGGGTTTTCTCAAGAACACTGTGAACAGCCTCCACAATCTGGCTGACCGTATCCACCAGGGCTTCCCTGATCTCCTCCGAGGTAAGCGTCACTGTCTTCGGCAGTCCGGTCACAACATTCCTACCCTTAATATCCATGGTCATCAGCTCCGGCTGCTGGTAAGCTGTTCCGATCTTGATCTTCACCGCTTCTGCTGTCTGCTCACCGATGAACAGCCCATGGTTTTTCCTCACATAGCGGATAATCGCCTCGTTGAAATTATCACCGGCAATACGGATCGAGGAGGACACAACAATTCCTCCCAGGGAAATCACCGCGATATCCGTGGTCCCCCCGCCGATATCGACAATCATGTTGCCGCAGGGCTTCGTGATATCTATGCCGGCCCCGATTGCCGCGGCTATGGGTTCCTCCACAATTGTCACCTCCCTGGCTCCCGCCTGATAGGTGGCCTCTTCCACAGCTCTGCGTTCCACATCCGTCACACCGCTGGGCACACAGATGACAATTCTGGGCTTTCGGAAGCCTCTTCGTCCCATGGATTTCTGAATGAAATACCGAAGCATCTTCTCTGTGATCACATAGTCAGAGATCACGCCCTGGCGCAGAGGCCTGATTGCCATGATATTGCCGGGAGTCCGGCCGATCATCTGACGTGCTTCTTCGCCTATGGCCTTTACTTTATCTGAATCCTTATCATAAGCCACCACCGATGGCTCTTTCAGTACAATTCCTTTTCCTTTCGCATATACCAGGATACTGGCTGTCCCCAGGTCGATTCCAATATCTGTCGCAGCTGCCATAATAATCCCCTTTCCGTCTATCCAACAACAGTTACCCTTCACAAAATGATTATACTCAAATACAAGGGCAAAGGAAAGCACTTTTTACAGATATTTTTTGACATACTGCCCGGTGTAAGATACGGGATTCGACGCGATTTCCTCCGGAGTCCCTTTTGCGATTACTGTGCCTCCCCGGTCGCCGCCTTCCGGTCCGATGTCGATGATATAATCGGCAGTTTTAATGACATCCAGATTATGTTCAATCACAATCACTGTGTTGCCGCCCTCCGACAGCCGCTTCAGAATATCCACCAGCTTGTGGACATCCGCAAAGTGAAGTCCCGTCGTAGGCTCATCCAGAATATAGATCGTCTTTCCCGTGCCGCGCTTAGAAAGTTCCGTAGCCAGCTTGATCCTCTGTGCCTCGCCGCCCGACAGAGTGGTAGAGGGCTGTCCCAGCCGGATATACGAAAGTCCCACATCGTTCAGTGTCTCTATTTTTCTGCGGATGGAGGGAACGTGTTCAAAAAAGCTAAGAGCTTCCTCCACCGTCATGTCCAGTACGTCATAAATGCTTTTCCCCTTGTATTTTACCTCTAAAGTCTCCCGGTTATACCGTTTTCCCTGACAGACTTCACAGGGCACGTATACATCTGGAAGAAAATGCATTTCTATTTTAATAATTCCATCACCGCTGCAGGCCTCGCAGCGTCCGCCTTTCACGTTGAAGCTGAACCTCCCCTTCTTGTAGCCTCTTGCTTTGGCGTCCGCCGTGGCGGCAAACAGATCCCGGATCATGTCAAATACGCCCGTATAGGTAGCGGGATTGGAGCGGGGCGTCCGGCCGATGGGAGACTGGTCGATATCAATCACCTTATCCAGCTGTTCCTCGCCTTCCAGCCCCTTGTGCCTGCCGGGTATCAGACGCGCCCGGTTCAGATCTCTGGCCAGCCTCTTATAGAGGATCTCATTGACCAGGGAGCTTTTTCCGGAGCCGGAGACACCCGTGACGCAGGTCATCACTCCCAGCGGAAAGGCCACGTCGATATTCTTCAGATTATTTTCCCGCGCCCCCAGCACCTTCAGCCAGCCGGTGGGCTTCCTGCGGGTCTCGGGCACCGGAATTTTGATTTTTCCGCTCAGATAGGCTCCTGTAATGGATCTCTCATTGTTCATCAGATCTTCAGCCGTGCCAATGCCTACCAGCTCGCCTCCGTGCTCCCCTGCTCCCGGCCCGATATCCACGACGCAGTCTGCCGCACGCATCGTATCCTCGTCGTGTTCCACCACGATCAGGGAATTGCCCAGATCCCGCAGATGCCTCAATGTCGCCAGCAGCTTGTCATTGTCCCTCTGGTGCAGGCCGATACTAGGCTCATCCAGGATATAAGCAACTCCCACCAGCCCGGAACCAATCTGGGTAGCCAGACGTATCCGCTGGGCTTCTCCGCCCGAAAGGGTGCCGGTTGCCCTGGCCAGTGTCAGATAATCCAGGCCCACATCCATCAGAAAGCCCACCCGGGCCTTGATTTCCTTCAGAATCTGCTTACCGATCAGCTTCTGCTGGTCTGTCAGCACCATTCCCCTCAGAAATTCCGTCAGCTTTTCGATAGACAGGTTCGTCACTTCATAGATATTTTTATCACTCACCGTCACGGCGAGAGAGGTCGCCTTCAGCCTCTGCCCATGGCAGGCCGGACAGGGTGTGATGCGCATGAATGTCTCATATTCCTGCTTGCTGCTCTCTGAACCAGTCTCACGGTAACGGCGCTCCACATTTTTAATCAGGCCTTCAAAGGCCACATCATAAACGCCTTCTCCCCGCTGGCCTTTGTAATGTACCTTTACACTCTTTCCGTTGGTTCCGTAGATAATAACGTCATGTATTTCCTTCGGGTAATCGCAGAACGGCGTATCCAGTGAAAACTGGTAGGCATCCGCCAGGGCATCCAGAATCGCCCGGGTAAAGCTGCCTTTATCCGTACAGGACTGCCAGCCCATCACGGCAATGGCTCCCTGCGAAATGGAAAGGCTCGGGTCCGGAATCATCAGCTCCTCCGAAAACTCCATCTTATAGCCAAGTCCATAGCACTCCGGACAGGCTCCAAAGGGATTATTGAAGGAAAAGCTCCGGGGCTCTATCTCATCCATGCTGATTCCGCAGTCCGGACAGGAAAAGCTCTGGCTGAAGCTCTGTGTGCTGCCGTCCATGATATCCACAATCAGAAGCCCCTCTGAAAGGCCCAAGACTGTTTCGATAGAATCCGTCAACCGCTTCTCAATACCTTCTTTTACTACCAGCCGGTCTACCACAATCTCAATATTATGCTTCAGGTTCTTATCCAGCTTGATCTCTTCCGTCAGCTCATACAGGCTGCCATCCACCATCACACGGACAAAGCCGCTCCGCTTCGCCTGCTCCAGAACCTTTTCATGACGCCCCTTGCGGCCGCGCACCACCGGCGCCAACAGCTGGATCTTGGTCCGCTCAGGCAGTGAGAGGATCTTATCCACCATCTGATCCACAGTCTGCCTGCTGATTTCACGGCCACATTTGGGGCAGTGCGGAATGCCGACACGCGCATAGAGCAGCCGGAAATAATCATAGATCTCCGTCACGGTCCCAACTGTAGATCTCGGGTTCCGGTTCGTCGACTTCTGGTCAATGGAAATGGCAGGCGGCAGCCCTTCTATACTTTCCACGTTAGGCTTCTCCATCTGCCCCAGGAACTGCCGGGCGTAGGAGGAGAGGCTCTCCATATAACGTCTCTGCCCCTCCGCGTAAATTGTATCAAAAGCCAGCGAGCTCTTCCCCGAACCCGACAGGCCTGTAAGCACCACAAATTCATTCCTGGGGATGTCCACATTCAAATCCTTCAGATTATTCTCCGCCGCCCCCCGTATTTTAATAAATTGATTGCCCTGCTTCTGTATCATGTTATCTCCTCTTAATCAATCAAACTTATCTATATCATTTCACTTCTGTATCATATCATACTTCTATTCGTTATGCAAACATTTGTTCTGTCCAAAAAACCGGAGATTCATCAATAACCAGAGGGCAATTAATGTTCTGCTTCCAAACGGTCGGTGATGAGAGAGGCGTTTTAGATCACCCAGGTTCACCGAAAGTGTCATCAATATGATTACAGACAGTAATTCTTGGCTGATTGCAGCCTGCTGGCGCCAGCATCTCTTTATTGAATACAAAATCAACCGTCTGAAGCCATCGGGGTTCCCACCTCTGGCGAGGGCCAATGTACCGTCTGGAACAGCCAGAAAAGCAGCGGGAGACCTCCGGCGGCTGCGGCCTGTTGGGCAGACCTCTGCAGGGTTGTTAGTAGTTCTTGCTTTCCGGCGGCTTCTCGCAGGAGGGCGAAAATTGTGCCACCAGCACAATTTTCGAGGGGTACGGAGCTCAGAAAACATCAGTTTTCTGGGCGACTTACCCCGGTCCCTCCGGAGAGAAGCCGTCGGAAAGCTTAGAACTACTTCAACCCGAAGCCCAGTCTGCCCAACAGGCCGCAGCCGCCGGAGGTCTCCCGCTGCTTTTCGTCCGGGTATCCACACCCACCCCCCGCCACAAACCCATATCTACTTTCGTTTAAATCCTTTATAGATTACACGCACAATAAATATCAGCCCGATATATCCCACGAGCGGATAGAACACTCCGACCAGCCTTCCAAATGAAAACAGGCTGAGAACATAGCTTAAGGCTGCTATACCTATGGCAAAGATAACATTTCCATTTTTTCCACCCGCTTTAAACTGGCTGCAGACTGACCACATCATGGCAGAACAGGAGGAAAATATTCCGAGGATCAGGGTTATGGAAAAGACTGCCCCCAGGCCGTAAGATATCTTTCTCGCCAGGTATAGAACCGGAATATCAAGACCTGCGGTCGCGTTCCCATTCAGCAGTATCGCCGTACTCATAATTGTGATAGACAGTATCAAAGCAACAGCTCCTGATATAACCCCTCTTTTTAACTCTTTACCGGACGAAGCAGACATTCCCAGCTGGGTGTAATATTTGCTCCCCGGGAAAAAGTTCAGGCCCAGGTATAAGACTCCGCTCAGAATCCAGCTCGGCGCCGTCCGGTACGCAGACAGGCCCCGGGCATATTCGGGTATGTCTATAAAACGGCCGGAATCCGTCAGAATTGTGATGAAACCCACAATAAAAGAAAACGCGATGATCACCGGGCCGATGGATGATACAATTTTTACAAGCTTCTCAAAACCGATCAGGTAGGCGGCCAGCACCAGCCCCGTCATACATGCAGAAGCTATATATTTATTAATTCCATAGTATTCGTTGAGCGTCGCCCCCGCGCCGGATATCAGGACCGGCATAAGCAGAAGCAGTGTTGCCATAATCAGCCAGATATAAAAAGTGCCGAGCTTTTTGCCGCAAAAATAGTGGAAATGGTTAAAATCCTTATCGAGCTTATGCTCAAATCCTGTCCGCATCAGAAAATATCCCATTAATAAAAAGCCCACAAAATTGATTGCGGCAACCGCATAGCTTAAATATCCATAACTGGAAAAAAACTGCAGAACTTCCTGCCCCGTCGCGAATCCGGAGCCGATAATCCAGGCGATAAAACCTCCTGCGATCCTTACGACAGCTTTTTTATCACATCTTTCTTCACCCATTATCCCTCAACCCCGTAAATATCTGCCCGTACAGCCGCTTCTCCAAAGAATTGCGCGCCCTACCGGGAATCATCTGCTACCACGCTTCTGCAAGTGCCGACCTCCTCTGCAGCCGCTGAAGTATGATTATACCACAGATTACATATGAATTGTACTGCTGTTTTCTACCCTTCCATATCGTCTTCCCATCCATCATCGTCTTCCCAATTTCTTCTGCCGGCAGATGAAGGCTGCCAGGCCTGGCCGAATTTAACATCACGGAATAATGCTGCAAGTCCGGTGATTTGTTTCAGGCGTAAAATCTCATCTTTATCCATGCCGAGATGTTTGGAAATCCAGGCATCCGAACGGCCGATTTCATGCAGCTCTTTAATGATATTGCTCATCAGATCCACATCGTGGGAACCTCTTGCCCGGTTATGCCGGATGGTACTGGCCATCCGGTTAGCAAGGGATTTATCTATCACTGAAACCGGGAGCATCCCGTTCTCACGCTCATAAATATCGGGATATTCTTTCATCACGCGGTATCGGTGAAATCCGTCCACAATCACATAGGTATCCTGGGATTTCACATAGTAGCAGACAATCGGCATGGTATAACCATCCTCTTTGATACTGTCATACAAAAGCTTCATTTCCGGAGGAGCCACGCTGTTGGGATTATAGGTATTCGGCACAACCTTCTCAATTGGAACCGCTATAACATTATATACAGGGCTTTTAAACTGTTTATCACTCATGCATCATCCCTCCGTATTTTTGTTTGATCAGGTCTATCCGTTTCTGCTCCTGCCTGCTCATGCCAAATCCCATGTAACGGCAGATGTGGTCATTTTTCAAAATGCAGAAACACATCCTTTTCCAGCTCGGCACATCCTTCGTGCTTTTAATATCATCTGTATGATCTGGAATCTTATCTAAAAATATGACGCGGAATTTTTTATCCAGCGTGTAGTTCGACACTCCGTTTCTGCGAATCTTATATCCATGGTCTATCAGCTCCTGAATGGTTTTTTCAGATAACCCTCCGCCTGTCTCATGCCAGAAGCGGATAGACGTGTTAAACTTCTTGGCATAGCTGTTGCGCAGGCGTTTCGGCAGAGTATCCAGCAAAAACCGTGTGAAGGATTGCCAGGTGTGTCCCTCCGGAAGTGTGACATTCTTATATCCCATTGCTTTTGTCTTGCCGTAAATAGCGCCGAAATTCACGCCGCGAACCCTCCCTACCAGCTTACGCCAGATTTCCGGATCTATGACCCGGTACAGGTTCAGGCTGTCCTTCGCATAATCATTGAACGGGGAAGCCACCCTCATCTGATCCGGCTTAAGGCCGGCTTTGTAATATAGGTCATACAGCTTGTTGTATTCATAACCAAATTTATAATTAGCCGCCCACACATCGTTTACCGTCCAGTCATACATCGGCGAAGCGCACCATACATCCTTAAACTGCTTGGAAATCCAGCAATTCCCTTTATACCCGTATTTACGGTTTAAAAATCCATTGTACCTCTGCAGCGATTCCTCCGCCCGGAGGCCCAGCAGGCATACTGTTTTCGCATTGCCATGCTGTTCCTTATAAAAACGCCCGAACTGTTTAGCCAGGTCTTCCTGGTGCATTCGATAACGGTAATGATTAAACGGGTGGGACAGATTGATCACATAAGGGAATTCCGGCATCGGCCGTACCCAGCTGTCTTTTCTAGTATCATCCCACGGATACCAGTACATCTCATAGCTGCTGAGCGCCGTCCTGGTCGCCATAGGCAGACATACCCAATAGGGATCAACCTCATTCCGAATACGTTCAAAGGTGCGCGTAACATAGTCCGTCGTCACGGAATACTGGGCTTCAAAATCCTGGTGAAATACCCCGATACATCTGTGGGGATAGTTGGCCTGCCTGAAATCCAGCAGCAGATTCAGCAGCAGACCGCTGTCTTTCCCTCCGCTAAAAGATACAAAAATATTTTCGAATTCTTGAAACAGATAATCGAAGCGCTCCTGCAGCGCCTCATAGACGTTTATTCCTAAATACTCCTTTGCCATGCTGTTCTCATCCCTCTGCCTTGCCCATTTTCTGGGCCCAATCGAGAATATTCTCCATATTTCGACATTGCTACCGCATAATTATACCATATTTTTCCAATACTGATGCACAAAAATCTGCACTAAAAAAGGAACCGGCACACTCCGGCTCCCTGTTCGATCCTTAAACCAATTCAAGGCAGAAACTCTGCCATCACCATATTACTCAGCGATATCCCACGCCTGGTAAGGGCGATCCTGCCCTTTTCCTGCTTTAACAGCCCTGCCTGCCGGTATTTCTCAACCTGACCGCCATACACCTGCCTGAGCGGGATTCCGAATCTTTCTTCAAATTCTCTCTCTGAAACCCCCTCTGTCAGACGCAGGCCCAGGATCATAAATTCCGCCTGCCGGTCCGTTTCATCCAGCCGTTCTGTCTCTTCCTGAATC includes:
- a CDS encoding YkvI family membrane protein is translated as MGEERCDKKAVVRIAGGFIAWIIGSGFATGQEVLQFFSSYGYLSYAVAAINFVGFLLMGYFLMRTGFEHKLDKDFNHFHYFCGKKLGTFYIWLIMATLLLLMPVLISGAGATLNEYYGINKYIASACMTGLVLAAYLIGFEKLVKIVSSIGPVIIAFSFIVGFITILTDSGRFIDIPEYARGLSAYRTAPSWILSGVLYLGLNFFPGSKYYTQLGMSASSGKELKRGVISGAVALILSITIMSTAILLNGNATAGLDIPVLYLARKISYGLGAVFSITLILGIFSSCSAMMWSVCSQFKAGGKNGNVIFAIGIAALSYVLSLFSFGRLVGVFYPLVGYIGLIFIVRVIYKGFKRK
- the uvrA gene encoding excinuclease ABC subunit UvrA, whose amino-acid sequence is MIQKQGNQFIKIRGAAENNLKDLNVDIPRNEFVVLTGLSGSGKSSLAFDTIYAEGQRRYMESLSSYARQFLGQMEKPNVESIEGLPPAISIDQKSTNRNPRSTVGTVTEIYDYFRLLYARVGIPHCPKCGREISRQTVDQMVDKILSLPERTKIQLLAPVVRGRKGRHEKVLEQAKRSGFVRVMVDGSLYELTEEIKLDKNLKHNIEIVVDRLVVKEGIEKRLTDSIETVLGLSEGLLIVDIMDGSTQSFSQSFSCPDCGISMDEIEPRSFSFNNPFGACPECYGLGYKMEFSEELMIPDPSLSISQGAIAVMGWQSCTDKGSFTRAILDALADAYQFSLDTPFCDYPKEIHDVIIYGTNGKSVKVHYKGQRGEGVYDVAFEGLIKNVERRYRETGSESSKQEYETFMRITPCPACHGQRLKATSLAVTVSDKNIYEVTNLSIEKLTEFLRGMVLTDQQKLIGKQILKEIKARVGFLMDVGLDYLTLARATGTLSGGEAQRIRLATQIGSGLVGVAYILDEPSIGLHQRDNDKLLATLRHLRDLGNSLIVVEHDEDTMRAADCVVDIGPGAGEHGGELVGIGTAEDLMNNERSITGAYLSGKIKIPVPETRRKPTGWLKVLGARENNLKNIDVAFPLGVMTCVTGVSGSGKSSLVNEILYKRLARDLNRARLIPGRHKGLEGEEQLDKVIDIDQSPIGRTPRSNPATYTGVFDMIRDLFAATADAKARGYKKGRFSFNVKGGRCEACSGDGIIKIEMHFLPDVYVPCEVCQGKRYNRETLEVKYKGKSIYDVLDMTVEEALSFFEHVPSIRRKIETLNDVGLSYIRLGQPSTTLSGGEAQRIKLATELSKRGTGKTIYILDEPTTGLHFADVHKLVDILKRLSEGGNTVIVIEHNLDVIKTADYIIDIGPEGGDRGGTVIAKGTPEEIASNPVSYTGQYVKKYL
- the mreB gene encoding rod shape-determining protein — encoded protein: MAAATDIGIDLGTASILVYAKGKGIVLKEPSVVAYDKDSDKVKAIGEEARQMIGRTPGNIMAIRPLRQGVISDYVITEKMLRYFIQKSMGRRGFRKPRIVICVPSGVTDVERRAVEEATYQAGAREVTIVEEPIAAAIGAGIDITKPCGNMIVDIGGGTTDIAVISLGGIVVSSSIRIAGDNFNEAIIRYVRKNHGLFIGEQTAEAVKIKIGTAYQQPELMTMDIKGRNVVTGLPKTVTLTSEEIREALVDTVSQIVEAVHSVLEKTPPELAADVSERGIVLTGGGALLDGLEEVISERTGINTMTAENPASVVALGTGEYVEIMADFERR
- a CDS encoding IbrB-like domain-containing protein, whose amino-acid sequence is MSDKQFKSPVYNVIAVPIEKVVPNTYNPNSVAPPEMKLLYDSIKEDGYTMPIVCYYVKSQDTYVIVDGFHRYRVMKEYPDIYERENGMLPVSVIDKSLANRMASTIRHNRARGSHDVDLMSNIIKELHEIGRSDAWISKHLGMDKDEILRLKQITGLAALFRDVKFGQAWQPSSAGRRNWEDDDGWEDDMEG
- a CDS encoding phosphoadenosine phosphosulfate reductase yields the protein MAKEYLGINVYEALQERFDYLFQEFENIFVSFSGGKDSGLLLNLLLDFRQANYPHRCIGVFHQDFEAQYSVTTDYVTRTFERIRNEVDPYWVCLPMATRTALSSYEMYWYPWDDTRKDSWVRPMPEFPYVINLSHPFNHYRYRMHQEDLAKQFGRFYKEQHGNAKTVCLLGLRAEESLQRYNGFLNRKYGYKGNCWISKQFKDVWCASPMYDWTVNDVWAANYKFGYEYNKLYDLYYKAGLKPDQMRVASPFNDYAKDSLNLYRVIDPEIWRKLVGRVRGVNFGAIYGKTKAMGYKNVTLPEGHTWQSFTRFLLDTLPKRLRNSYAKKFNTSIRFWHETGGGLSEKTIQELIDHGYKIRRNGVSNYTLDKKFRVIFLDKIPDHTDDIKSTKDVPSWKRMCFCILKNDHICRYMGFGMSRQEQKRIDLIKQKYGGMMHE